The genomic region AGGCTAAAGAAACGTCGTAAGTTTAATCCTGAAGTTCTCATGGATCAAgtccacaacaaaatttatcaaaagaaatttttagttGTGTTGGATGATCTTTGgaatgaaaattgtaaaaattggAGTGATTTTAAAAGCCTTTTAATCAGTGGGGCAAAGGGAAGTAGGATTGTAATAACTACGCGTGACAAATCAGTTGTAGATATTACACGTGCTGATGCAACACATTTTCTTGAAGGCCTCTCTAAAGACTATTCTTGGTCTTTATTTGAGAAATTTGCATTTGAAAATAGTCAAGACACCAAAAACCCAACAGTAGTAGTTTATGGAAGGGAGATTGTAGGCAAATGTCAAGGAGTACCCTTAGCCATAAAGTCCATTGGAAATGTACTATACTCTAAGAAACCATACGAGTGGTCAAAGATCAGAGATAAGGTAGTAACAAATGTAATTGAACAAGGGGGTAATACTTTTCCCATTCTAAGGTTGAGTTATGATTATCTTCCATCTCATTTGAAAGGTTGTTTTGccttttgttctttgtttccTAAAGATTTTAAGATTGATAAGATGACAGTAATTCAACTTTGGATGGCACATGGGTTTATCCAATTATCAAATGATACTCAGCAGGTAGAAGATGTTGCAGATGAATACTTCAAGGATCTACTCtgtaatttttttgagaaactatgggatttaaaatataaaatgcatgatttATATCATGATCTTGCAGAATTAATTGCAGGGTCGGACTGTAGACTTAACAATTTGGATTGGAAAACTCGTCATGTATCATTTTCTAGTGTCCCATCTTTTACTAAAACTTTAAATTTGGTTAAAGCAAGCAGCAAGCTACGTACTATTCTTTTCACACATGATGAGAATGCATCTGATGCCATGGATGAGTCAACATTGATTACACTAATTGAGAGTTTTCCAAGGTTGCGTGCATTAGATTTACATAGATTGGAGATTGAAATAATTCCAAATTCCATAGAGAAGTTAATACATTTGAGGTACTTAGATCTTTCTTTTAATCCTATTAAAACTATTCCTGATTCAATTACAGCATTGTTGAATTTGCAAACACTAAAACTTCAAGAATGTCATAATCTTGAACAATTGCCTAGGGACATCACAAAATTGGTTAGCCTCAGGCACCTTGATGATAGGGGCTGTTTTAAGTTGAGATTGCCTCAAGGATTACGGAAATTGACTGGTCTTCAGTCATTACCATTATTCATTGCGAGGAATAATGGTGGACTAGGCGAATTGAATGGGCTAAACAACCTCAGAGGAACACTTGAGATCAAAATTTCAGAACAATTGGAAGATGCTAACTTAGATTGTGAGGTCAAAAATTTAAGGGAAAAGCAACATCTTGAGGAATTGAAATTAACATGGGCTCACCAAGAAGGACATGATGAGATGTTATTAGATAGCCTCCAGCCACatccaaatctcaaaattttggaagTGTGGGGTTACACTGGCATGACATTTTCAAGTTGGCTTCCTTCCATCGAAAATCTTGTTGAAATCACTCTACAAAGATGTGACAGATGCAACCACCTGCCACCATTGTCTAAACTCCCATTTCTAGAAAGATTATGGCTTGATGGAATGAAAGATTTGGAATGCATATCAGATCGTGATATAAGTGAGGAAGTTTCTACTTTATCCTTGTTCCCATCGTTAAAGTCTCTTCGGGTTTGGGAATGCCCTAACTTAAAGGGATGGTGGAGGAGCGCATCAATGACAGATCATCAACAACACCAGCATAACCGGTCACTGCCTTCATTTCcttgtctttcttctttttctattagAAAATGTCCTAATATGACTTCCATGCCCTCCTTGTTTCCTTATCTCGGAGAAGACCTAGAACTAAGTAACGTTAGCTCAAAGCTTTTTCAAGAGACAATACTTCCCTCTTCCTCTACTTCTTCGTCCTCTCATCTCTCCAAATTAAAATCTATGTCTATAGGAAATCTGCCAGATGTTGTGTCTCTGCCAGATGGGTGGGTATCAAATCTAATTTCTCTCGAGCGATTATCCATTTACTCTTGCAAGGAGTTAAATCTAGGAAGTCTCAATCGCCTCAATCGCCTCACTTCTTTGTTCTTCTTCGACCTTCCAAAACTGAATTCCTTACCTGTAGGTCTTCAACACGTTACAACCCTGGAAAGCCTCCGTATTCAAAATTGTAAGAATCTGAAAACATTGCCTCGGTGGATTGGGAATCTTATCTCACTTAAATGGTTTAAAATTTACACCTGTCTCAATCTGAAATCATTGCCTGACGAGATGCGCGATCTGTCGTCTTTAGAAACACTGGTGATTTGCAATTGCCCCAAGTTAAAGAGAAGATGCGAAAAGGAAACCGGTAAGGATTGGTACAAGATCGCACATGTCACTTACGGTACGCATTCTATATACCCATTTTTTTgtattgaatttttgtttgc from Castanea sativa cultivar Marrone di Chiusa Pesio chromosome 11, ASM4071231v1 harbors:
- the LOC142617095 gene encoding putative disease resistance protein RGA4; translation: MDEAIVSSVAGSIIENLGSAAFEQVGSLWNVEDDLEQIRKTVSTIKAVLQDAAEEQNHNNQDRVWLEKLKEAVFDADDFLDESKYHTELALRQKETSGSVTEKVRYFLSLISVVLGRPKMSLKITKLSQELDAIAKDRERFHWKERCTVKRIVSPSRVTRPWLTPNNGVIGREDEKNQIINRLFEPNNEKNVLVVAIVGIAGIGKTTLTQCVFNDDKVDKHFELKLWACASNVFEVTTFAEKLVDGIDEQRLKKRRKFNPEVLMDQVHNKIYQKKFLVVLDDLWNENCKNWSDFKSLLISGAKGSRIVITTRDKSVVDITRADATHFLEGLSKDYSWSLFEKFAFENSQDTKNPTVVVYGREIVGKCQGVPLAIKSIGNVLYSKKPYEWSKIRDKVVTNVIEQGGNTFPILRLSYDYLPSHLKGCFAFCSLFPKDFKIDKMTVIQLWMAHGFIQLSNDTQQVEDVADEYFKDLLCNFFEKLWDLKYKMHDLYHDLAELIAGSDCRLNNLDWKTRHVSFSSVPSFTKTLNLVKASSKLRTILFTHDENASDAMDESTLITLIESFPRLRALDLHRLEIEIIPNSIEKLIHLRYLDLSFNPIKTIPDSITALLNLQTLKLQECHNLEQLPRDITKLVSLRHLDDRGCFKLRLPQGLRKLTGLQSLPLFIARNNGGLGELNGLNNLRGTLEIKISEQLEDANLDCEVKNLREKQHLEELKLTWAHQEGHDEMLLDSLQPHPNLKILEVWGYTGMTFSSWLPSIENLVEITLQRCDRCNHLPPLSKLPFLERLWLDGMKDLECISDRDISEEVSTLSLFPSLKSLRVWECPNLKGWWRSASMTDHQQHQHNRSLPSFPCLSSFSIRKCPNMTSMPSLFPYLGEDLELSNVSSKLFQETILPSSSTSSSSHLSKLKSMSIGNLPDVVSLPDGWVSNLISLERLSIYSCKELNLGSLNRLNRLTSLFFFDLPKLNSLPVGLQHVTTLESLRIQNCKNLKTLPRWIGNLISLKWFKIYTCLNLKSLPDEMRDLSSLETLVICNCPKLKRRCEKETGKDWYKIAHVTYGSIWSVVGISFMITLLQEDYGSKCWKSTWLICSLSFEIPLHLFKC